The DNA window CTGGGACTGTTCTTTTCTGCCTTCTGTCTCATGCACAGGTGCAGGGCACGGGATCGGAACGCCAGGACTTCAGCTGGTTAGAGTGTAGGGCACTGGATCTGTAGGTGGACTGTCAGGACAACAGAAGACAGAATAGATTCATTGCATGGGTGAGGCCAGACTGATCCAGGACAGCCtgcaggagggaggaaaggaggctgCTGCTCTGGACAGAGTTCTGGGGTGGTCTTCCTAAGATGGCCTCTTTCTGCAGTCCctcttggaaaggaagaaagagtccTAGAGATGGGGAGAAAACAGATGATGTAGCCCACATGAGTTGGACCATCTGAGCTGGTTCTGAAGAGGGTGATAGAAGCTCCTGGAGCTCCTTGTCTTTGATCTTTGGGGAGAGATGTTACTTATGTAAGTGAGGTCCGATAGTGTACATCTTGGAATGAGGAATATGAGACTTGTATGTGCTGTGATCAGGGAAGTCTTCCTGGAGGCAGTGAGCTCATGCTAGTCTCACAGAGGAAAGGACAGAATCAGCCAAGCCAAGCTGACGGTGTGCGCGTATCTTAGGGGGCTAAAAGGCCAGACTTCTTTAGTTGCATTTATTCAAAATGATTAGTAATAGAGAAGCTGTGATGGGAAATGAGGCCGGGTCCTCAGCTCAGGGAGTGCCCAGTGTGCTTGAGTCACAGTCTGGTCAAACACTTCAAGCTAGGTGTGAACAGAAACAACAGCTCAGCAGGATTTAGACATTCTCAGCCTGGAGAGGACCACGGATGGTGTGCTATGGCAATCTGCTGTTGGCTGTCTGTTCTGGACTTTACCAGTGGCTTGGATGAAGAGGAAGACTGTTGACCAAGTGGCTGGATGATGTAAAAGTTCTGTGACAGCTTGTATGCATGAGGTGACACAGTGGTATCTCAGAAAGGAACAGAGTAGGATTCAGTGGTCGGGGAAGCCCTGTCCTCAAGCAGTTCACGCACTGGGAGCTTGGCTTCCTGCAGACTCGGGGAAGTCTCCAGTGGCTTAGGTCCAGCACGAGGAGGATAACCACCCCCCTTCCGGAATCAGCCCACTGCATGCTCCCGAGAGCAATGCAACTGTGCTGGGAGTAACATTTCTCAGCTAACCTAGCAACTTGGAACATGTTACAGAGTAACGAGGAGGCCAGAGGGGCTAGTAGTCCTGACACAGGGAACTCGGAAGACGAGATACATTTAGACTCTGAGAACTTGTAAGGGCGAGGGAGGAGTCTGTTGCCAATCATTTCAAGAACTGAAGTTGCAAAGTACTGAATTCATCTTGTGTGGCTCCATTAGGTAGAGCCTGGCTCAATGGGTGGATGTGGAGGAGAGGAGTTTTCAGTACAAAGAGGATGGAATATTGCAGAAATGGAAGGGACTGTCCCTTGAAGATGGGGGTGTCCAACCCAAGATGGATGTGTGAGCCAGCCCTGCATATGAGAAGTTCCTAACAGTTTGGGGGGCAGGAGTGACAAGGAAGttctttgatctccttcagttctgAGCCTCTACAGCCTTATGCAGTAGAAAAAAAAgactgcatgtgtctgtgcattgTTAGTACAGCCGAAGGCATGTCGTCCTGGGTGCTGTTCCTGGTGTTGGGATGGCTGTGAGCCCACCAGAACCCTTCAAAAAACAAGTCAGTGTTGGGGATGAGGGCTGATGCAGATGGAAAGGAGGGACTACTTCGGAGTGATGGAGATGTCCCGTGTGTTAGCACAGGTTCCTTGCTTCTGTCATAATGCCCTGAATCACAGACACTTAATATAGACACATTATACTTCAGTAGTGTTGGTTCAGAAAGGAAAGCTGTGCTTTTTTAGGGCGATTTCATTCTCGTGGAAAGACAGATCTGAAGAGTctggtgtagcccaggctggccttgaattcttgaccctcctgcctctacctcccaagagctgggaccgTTCCTGTCCACCTCCACACCTGCCTCCGCCTGTCCTCTCTTGAACAGGAGCACGAGAGCCTGGAGCAGGAGAACTCTGTGCTGCGCAGGGAGATTTCGAAGCTGAAGGAGGAGCTGCGTCACCTGAGCGAGGTGCTGAAGGAGCACGAGAAGATGTGCCCGCTGCTGCTGTGTCCTATGAACTTTGTGCAGCTTCGGTCAGACCCCGTGGCCAGCTGTCTACCACGATGACACCCCAGCTCACTCCTCCTTTGTCCGGCTCGGAACCTTGGTTTGCACACTCAGGAGTTTCCCTACACACCTGTGTCCAGGGGTACATGTGGCTGTGcccttccagggagctctggggccagcctgggctcagcATCGTGCTCTGGGGCATCTGACTTCCGGCCCCTGCCTTCCGGCCCCAGGACAGAGGATCCAGAGGCCCCAGCAAGAAGGCCCTTTGAGTCGTTCCTCTCTCACTTTGGCAGCTAGCCGGTGCTGTCCTTTGGCAGGATCTTTTCGTCTAGAACTTGGAAAATAAAGATAGTTACCTAATGTTTCCTTTGTCCATCTTCTTGGATGCAGGACTCCTAGAGTCCCTCCTCTGCATAAGTCATCCTACTGCAGGTAGCGCTCCTGTTCAACCAGAGCGGATGGGAAGTGCCCTTGGCTATGGCAGAGTTAAGACCGTGGGATTTACTTTTGCTCTCAGAGAGTGAGCTGACTTGTGGCTCACATCATTGACATTACCCAGTCTTCCATCTGGTATGGCTTACCTCATTTCAGCCatagaatttttatttgtttatttattattatttatcaacCTTTAGGACAAGATCTTATTCTGCatccctggctggcttagaactcaaaGAAATgccccctgcctttgccttctaagtgctgggattacaccacAGTGGtggaatatttttcttcctttttaaaaaaaacaattgtattttgtgtgtatgcctgagtgtgtgtctgtgcacatccAGAGACCAGCCCTGTTACACATTAATAACAGGATTCCTCAGACGTCAAAAGAtgtcggatcccctggagttacagggaattgtgagctaccacgtgggtgctgggaaccacactcaggtcccttgcaagagcagaaaatgcttttaactgctgggcTGATTCTCCAGCCCTGAGAATTTTGTTTCTGGTTGGGCCTTCCAACTGCTCCATTTGCTCGTTCATCAGCACAGGATCAGTGGACACACTGCCCCTTCATTTAAGTAAACAAGCATTTGGGGAGAAGAGAACAGTTCTCTTTCTCAGGTGCCCATTCTTCTTGCAGACACATGGGAATGCCAAGTAGGAGAGCAACCTGTGCCCTCTTCACATTTTCCCTGGACTCGCCAGTGTTGTGAAAGTTTGaatcatctttttgtttgtttgttttgttttgtttgagacgggatttctctgtgtagccctggctgttctggaactcactctgtagaccaggctggcctccaactcacagagattcacctgcctctgcatcctgagtgctggagttaaagcaCGCACCACCATCGCTTGGCTAGATGGAGCCTTCTTATAAAGGGAACAAGAATCagggacagaaaggaaaggaCTTTGCTGTAAGCATGGATGCTAAAAAAGAAGAacgaaagaagaaaaaagggaagagaaagagatgatGCTGGTGAGATCACGCAGCCAGCGAAGTGCTTACCATGCACGATCTCAGTCCAATCCCCACCATCCGGGTAAAGGGAAAAGGCCAGGTGCCCCTGGGGCACACCCGCAGCCTCAGCACCGCTCAGGAGAGGCAGGTGGGCCTCTGGAGCTCAGTAGCTAGCAGGCCAGCAGTCTGGCTCAATGGTGAGTCCTGCCTGGGTTTAGTGGAAAACCCTATCTGGGGGACATGGAAGaggatgaaagaagaaaaagggggagggaaTGAGCAGTGAAGGAGGGACTTCCACTGTTGACCTCTGCCCTCCATGTGCAtaaatgcacatgtatatgcTGGTACACATGAACGTACACACATACCATGCACGCACAAACAAAGTAGGAGGGATGGAGAAAAAACAACAGGAGGAAAGAGACTAGATTGTAACCCTTCCCAGGCAAAGGACTTGACACTGGCCACTCCTGCAAGCCCCCTGCCCCCTGTCTAGGAGGGAGGGCATTCCTTCCTCCTTGTCTCTTAGCTTGCAAGGGCTAAAATTGCACAGTTCCTTTCTGAGGCTTAAGAAGACTGGTGTTAGAAGACAAGGTTTATGTCTGCTAGGAGAACCACAGGATACTGCATTTTAAGCCCACGAGATGTTAAAGTCATGCCTTCTGTCCTTCAGTTTGTAGATGAAGAGTCTCGGGTACCAGGAGAGGGAGGCACAAGTTCAAGAGTTCAGAGGGTTGGGCCAAGGCTTCTCCACCACAGCTGGTCAGGGCAGGCTCCTACTACTGGAGTCTGAATCTGCCTTGTTCTTGTAGCAGAAGGTTAGCAGAGTTAAGGATAGCGCATCTGTgaggaagcaatctacagattctgtTGGTTGTTTCCTGAACATCCTTGATCCACACACTTAGTTCC is part of the Mus musculus strain C57BL/6J chromosome 1, GRCm38.p6 C57BL/6J genome and encodes:
- the Batf3 gene encoding basic leucine zipper transcriptional factor ATF-like 3, with protein sequence MSQGPPAVSVLQRSVDAPGNQPQSPKDDDRKVRRREKNRVAAQRSRKKQTQKADKLHEEHESLEQENSVLRREISKLKEELRHLSEVLKEHEKMCPLLLCPMNFVQLRSDPVASCLPR